The genomic DNA TGCAGTCAAATttgtaaaaaacagaaaaataaacaggGCTGTGTGCCATCAACGAAATGTTGACTCAAACTGCAATTCTCTTTGAAAACATCAGGTTTGTAGAACGTTTTTGTAATCAATTTCTCACATCTCCATTCCTACTGGCTGCAAATGGAAAGAAATTGCACTGCCATAGTATCCTTGAATCCTGTTCATGTGATTGCAAAAGCAGAACCATTCTCTGGTCTGGTATCTGCAGCAGATCACTACCTCAGTGCAAACTGTTTTTAACCCACACAGTTGTATCACAATAGATTGCAGCTGTATCTGACAGATCAAACGAGGTTTCCACAATGGACACAATCCTTTATCTCTCTTCTTGTGGCTAAAAATTGGGCAAGGAGCTAATGTCCCAGATGAAACTCATCACTCTGATGTAAATATTCTTTCATTCTTTGGTTTAAGAGTATTATTCTTTGCATTGAAGTCTCAGGATGCTGTTACACAAGTAAAGCTCTGGAGTGAACAGTGTATGCAATTAGCTCCTCATATGATATGACCGGTATTTTTGTGTCTGGATATTGTTACTAGTTGCAAATGTCTTGCATAGCAATAGCTGAATTCCTCAAGACTTAAAACAACGACAAGAACAGTAAGATATGGAAATTTGACAAAACAGATAACAAATCTTGGCACATCCAGTAATGACACACAAGATATCACACGTCAGATTTTTGACTTTGGAGTTTGGTAAAGAACATACTGTGCAGGAAACATATGGCTTTTCTGTAAATAGTCTATCTGTCTTATTATTATAAGTTGAAGCATGATGAAAGACTGCTACGTCTGTTGCCTCCATCTAGAAAAGGTCCACAACTATCACAGCATTTACTGGCTAACTTTGTGGATCCCTGAATGTCACGAGAATGTgtaaaaagtttgttttgtttgtgagcATGCAAACCATGAGCTCATTgatctaatgtgtgtgtgtgtgtgtgtgtgtgtgtgtgtgtgtgtgtgtgtgtgtgtgtgtgtgtgtgtgtgtgtgtgtgtgtgtgtgtgtgcagggatgAACCACTCACAGCAAACACATTAAAGCAATCCCATTCACTCTCTGCTTGCCGAATAGCGAGCTTGAACCCACAAGAGTCTGTTCGGTCtcttgtttgtctctgtctttcacTCCTTCTCAATACAGCCACAACCTATCCTTTAAAAAACTTTCCCTGGTAGATGAAGACAGAGGCCTCTAGGCCGACAGCAGCTGCCCCCACTTCAGATCTTCTGGCACATGTGGAGCCTGGACTTGGACGAGGAGGTGGCGTCTTTCCACACCTTGCAGGAAAGGCCCTTGGCACAGTCACAGCGCTGGAAGATTTCCAAGCCGTGAGAGCCTTTCTTTCTCTGCTTGGTGCACACCTCTCCCTGCCTCAGCACCGGCTTGCAGATTTTGGTCCAGAAATGGCGTGCACAGCAGTAGCCCTCCGAGCAATCAGATGAACGCAGGCAAGAGTCGCCCTCATGCCCTAACAGGGGAAGACAAGAAACAGTGCTGATCAGTGAGAAGCCAGTGAACAACGCATCTACAAACAGTATGTCAAGTTGACATATGTCTgctcagaaaaacagaaacaaatgctTCATCAGAGACATGAAAGACCTGCATGAAATTATAAATCATCCAGCATCTTGGAGTTTTGCTGTATAGTGCTTCAGTTATATAAAGCACAGGAAATGTATGATTATTGTTCATTAAGCTGTTATGTTTTCCATACAGATAAGTTTATGCAACCTTTTCTTCACATTTCAATTCAGATTGCATAACGTGTGGCCATGtctgagacaaaagaaaagcttGAAGTTTTCAACATAAATCAAGCAAACAATTAGCTTATTCTGTATATTAACCATATCAACCCATCTGGTCTGAGTCTGATATTCTTGGCAGGATGTTAGCATGCTCTTATGAATGCATAATAAGTATAATTTAGTCAAACCAGTCGTCCTGTATAGCTGACAAAACCACACTTTGCTGATTAGGTATTTTAATGTGAAGTTCCAAGCACCAGTCTGATGAACTGCTAAGCCTGACTGCTTGTTCATTGCTTTAACACCACTGATTCATTTGTGGTAGATTTTCTCAAGCAGTGACTTGCATAAGGCCATTATAATGTAATTATGTTAAAGGAGAGGGAGTCAGTCAAGcacaaataaaagtaaatggcCTTATTTACAGCAACTTTAAGTAGTGCTGCTATtttcacattgattttagcGTTGCAGCCTGCTGTCTTGAGGGTGCATTTAGAGTTGAGTGTCTCATTAAACGTATTGCTTGCTTTATGGACAGGCCCTTACATTAACTTAAATTAGGTGACATAAACGCTAAGCATGGGGCTCAGAGAGTTATTAGATATAATCATGCTAAACCTGCATTCTGCGGTTTTCACTTCTGTATcacacaagtgtgtgtgctgtcaTTGAAAGTGTTTGTATGGCTTTATGTAGGTACAGAAACAGCAGGAGTGTGGTTTCTTCCAGGCTCCCCATACGGTGCTTTGGGCTCAGAGACACTGACACATGAGCAGAGGCGTAATTATCAACATAGTTTGTGGATATGCGTTGCCTATGAACTCTGTAGGACATGCAGACAGTGAACAACAGAAAGATTCAGCCATCGACAGCAGAAAAGATGAGGACGACAAAAGATGAAAGAGAAAACGACAGTGACAGCGTTTAGAGAGGGCATTGTTTCCAGTAGACATGTTCGAAACATAATCTCACCTTTAAGAGAATGCTTAGCATGTGCCTTCCCacccttcctccagctctggtcTTTGGTGGTGGAGAGATGCTCGTCTAAAGCTGAGATGTGAGGTGAGATCACACTCTCAGAGACAGGGACACAAATATctgcagacagaaaaagaagagatcaaacatttaaacaatTCCAACCCTGCTTACTTTGTCAAGAAACTACATAACAGATCGTTCAACCTGATGGCCAACGAGTTAAAAGTCAAATCAATATGTTAGTAGCTTATGTTAGTGATTGCTAAACTAGGCTTTTCATGAGAACTAACAGCATCTCTGTTGGTCAGCTATGtcaattgaaaacaaaaaaacaatttctgCACAGcctctgcacaaacacacattcatgccACTCACACTTTTCATGGATGAAACACCACTTTCCAAAATGTGATCACTGATTCCTAACCTCTGGGCATCAATTGGATAGAGTTTAACTATAGTTCAGGATTCTGTCTGAAAGCATGTGTTGAATTATGTAAATATACTGGTCTGGCTCTTTCACTCAGTCTCTGGGCTGGATACTGTacaagtcacttttttccagAATATTTGCATAAGACAAGAAATCAAATTTCTGAATCGTACCCTGCAGTCACGACATAACTGAAGCTAACATGctctgaaaatgtgtttgtgtcagataCGTACAGTTACTGCAGCGGTTCCCAGGACAGCACATGGCATCTCTATGGCAGCGCTTCTTCCTCCTGCGGCAGGTGAGGCAGCGAGAGGGAGCCTGTTGAGGGCTGTGGCAGTAGCTTCCCACACTGCACTCCTTATCATTGCTGCATGGATACACCTGCTGAGGAAAAACACATGTTTACTCAGTCAGTTTACTCAGTTTATGAAAGATTGCACAAGCACACATTGATCTTAACAAATGCATGGTTAAAGTGCATGACTTAATGAACAGTTCTTCCTGAAGATAACTCATAACTTTGCGTTGATGAGGTGGCATTTTCAACGGGCTGCACAGAGCTCTGACCCAGTGAGACACCAAACTGCATTTGCATGTACAATGTGGTAGGTGCAAGTTTGTCGGTAAGAATCAAGCACTCAAGGGCAATATTGGTTCCAATGTCAATGCAGTCGCATCGCCCACCTTCTCAGATTACGTTAAAGGTGCACGTCACATGGTGCAgtcatgttttgtttatttccgAAGCTTTACAGTGCCAAGCGTGAGCAGCTTATTCAAAAGCTCAAATAATCTTTTAGTGAATAATACAGAAAATGTTGCCTTTGATATTTGACTTTGACATATTTGCCTACGGGtgataaaacaatattaaacacacacatacaaacgtGGCTGTGGCATAAGTGCCATGAGCTGTTTCATGACATTATGAACTGTTTGCCCTTTTTATTGGGCAGTGGGCCGGCAAATCAATGGGATGGCAAAATCAATAAGCACCATTGTTAAAGAGAAGGAACATAGTGGATTTTGTTGGACACAACCCAGCAAATCACAAATTACCCAGACCAAACTTGACGGACAGACAGTAACTGCATTGCTTCTAATTCTATTCCAAGCACCACAGTTGCACGACCTCAGGTCCCAAAATTTTAATTGTAGACGTTAACAAGTCAAATTAAACCCATGTTATGTTCAGGTTGGAGGTGTGTGGTGACACTCTaccctcaaaaaaaaaaaaccttggttAGACCAAAAACAGGAACCAAATAAAGCCCAACTCAAATGCAATTTATCATGTTAGAAAACTGCAGATTTTACTGATACCCTAACTAATCTGCATCATATGTCACTGttttaagagagaaatgttACATTGAGAGAAACCTGGAAGCTTTCAATGTTCCAGTTACTGTTGGAGTCACTTTGGATTTACTCGAAGGTTTCCTGGCTGTTAACTAATTGTTAACAGTTTGAGAGCTATATCATTGGTTGTGGAAAGAGACAGTGCTGTTAAGTTTCAAAAATTGAATATTTGATGTTTTGGACATCAAAACCAAATGTCATTCATCTTCATTTTATATTGAGCTGGTGGCAGAAGTCTCAGCAGCATACAGAGATCTGAAATCTTGGCAAATTAACCCTAAACTCTCTGCATGGCCAGATATATTGGTAAGTAGGAAAATATGTTGGTTGTTTGCTTTGGGTGAACTGACTACAGGCTGTGGTCCCGTCCCTCTGCATCCAATTTTAAAGGACAACATGTTGTAGGGATTAACATGTCTCTCACTGGTGTGGTCATTTGTTTCAGGTCCCAGACAATAGAGCTATTAGAATTTCCAAACCAAGAGAAACCACTTCAGTTTCTCTCAATTGTTCTCAGTGTTCAGAGGCTTAATGAGTCTACAGACATAATTGAGGGGCAATTACTGTAGCTAATCATACTTCTTCATAGTCAATTTGGCAATGTTTTTGATTTAGTATGTCTTGTGTTTACACTAAAGGGTTGGGACATTCTGTTgtgcagcaacacacacaaagaacctTTAAGTTTTTTCCGTAAGTGCACTGAAATGACCACCTTAACAAACACAACATCCACTCTCCACAGCAGCAAGAAGCACAATTAAAGCCAAGCAAACTTTTTCCATAATGAGTGTGCACACCAATGATAAGTTTTACTGGAACTTGATATAATTCCCTACACATGCAAGTCCCATGTCCCTGTTAGACTTGGAGCATGAGCAACGGAGTTTGTCGTGAATTGTTTCACAAATTAAATGAACTCCTCGGTCAAATGAAATAATGTTACACATTTAAGTCATCAAGAGAGAGGATCATTTTCAAAAGCTTCAATGAAACATCAATACTCTGGCTCAAGGCCACACCAGTTGAGGGAGACATAATGAAGGTCAGGTCACTGTGTTTCTCCAATTGCTGCACATCTTTTATTTTAGGGCATTGTTATTACAATGGATGTACACCTATTCTAATATGCagatcagtaaaaaaaaaaaaaaaaaatagcaggaTATGGATTCTGACTGTGTAAATTATGTCCAGTGTAGACCGACATTAGAACAACATGTTTGGCTGGCACACCACCACCGGCACCACAACCACATTTAGCTTGGCACTGCACTGACAGATCTGATTTAGTGTGGCTTACCACTGACAAACATGGAACAATAAACATGGGTGAATGAACAAGAAAAAGGTTTAAATCAGAGTAAAATCATTATAGCCACAATAAATAGCAAACTTCATTTGGGGTATAAAGGTCAGCGGAGAGGGGCTGCCGTGCCAAAAGGAACATGCAACATGAATGTGCaccacataaaacacaaaattaaCTCTCAACAATATTAATATTTCAGCACATTAAAAGTTGTTACTTGACGTGCTTGTGCTTCAGAAAGTGAGCAAGATTAGACTTGTTGGACAGATGCCATACTGACTTTCTCGGGCTGGAAACACATGGAGGCAATGATACAGGCGTAGAAAAATGAGCAGGAATATTACACTGAGTCCTCATTCATCAAAATGACATATTCCCACAATGCAGATGCTTAATGTGTTGACGTAAGTAACAAAGCTCTGATGTTTGATGGATTATAAATATTTCTTAATTACTACTGTGTTAAAAGCTGTTCTCAGAATATTCAAAGGCCGTATTTCAAAGGGACACTCCACCAATTGTACACATGAAGACCAGTTTACTTGTTATGGGGAGAACTATTCAGCAGTTGTATACCGGTTGTAGTTCTGGAGGAACTTTCCAGAATCTGAGAAAATAACTCATAGTGTCATTAGGGTTATCTTggcttagtctcgcattgtcagaccttcctccacaagcactgcagaggagggtctggctagtccacacaggatgggagaaaaacgtgctctggtttattggcatttctttaaaccaatcacaattatcATGGGTGGCGCAAAGCTCCCCACGGAGTcactgtaaaatagcctcgggaaggaacttgttttggtggaacgtgtacgttcaaaagttgttttagttacgagagaaaactcagattggacagatagtctagctagctgtctcaatttaccctgcagagatctgaggagcaggtaaccatagtcctcataaatccaccggagtttaaaatcccaacacaaaaaaagtggaaagaaacggacatcggcgaaaagacatgcatcgaggatatagactatgttgGCTTAACCCTAATGAATAAGGGAATTATTTTAACGGAGAGCCTATATAAAAAATGGGGGTTTGAAAGACATTTTCCAGACAGGTAGGGTCTAATACTGTATAGAAGCCATCAAGTTGTATTATGGGAAAAGTAGGATCCAGTATTTTGACCATTCCTTTTTTCAGCTCTCTCTTGTAAGTCCCctaactttatggaagtgcaatattAAATCACTGGAGTAGCCCCTAAAATCTGAGCTCCTCTTTCACACAAAAAATCTttcagaaatagtttgacattttggctttcttgcagagagttggaTGAGTTTGTGTATTAAATATGGAGCTAGAGTTATAAAgcaattagcctagcttagtataaagactggaagcaggaggacacaactagcctggctctctctttaaaaatatgaacaccagcACATCTAAAGCTCAATAATTAACATAATGTTTCTTACTTGTTTAATcctcaaataaacagaaatgtaaaagtgtAAATTTGTGGTTTCAGAGGGAGTTACATAGTGCAACTATTTTTTGGTTGGGCATGACAAGAGTCCAACAAGTCACTGCTCCTGTGCAATAAATAGTTACAGCTCCCCCCTAAAACCATGAATTTCcattttcacatttctgtttttgtgtacaaatgaaacaaaatatataatgtgttaatgagTGAGCTTTGGATGATCTGTGGTTGGTGTATTTTTGCTATTggtgctaaactaagctaagacACACTAGCATTAGAGCGGTAgagtattgatcttctcatctaactctcaacaAGAAAGCGAAACTCAAAGTCCACTTAATATGTTTTCCAGAGCTTTTACCCACATCTCACAGTCTTTCTCAGCCAATGGAGTTTGTTCCACTGGGAAAGACCATTAagattaaagtttaaaaaaaaattggggaCCTATTTTTGTGTCAACTGCTCAAAGAGAAACATTTAGGCTACATTGCCATGGACTATGACTATTGGTATAATCACAGCTGAGGAGGGAAATATGCTGGAAATATGGTCTGAAGAGAAGTTCAAGAAAGTGCAGTGGAAGTTTTGTGGAGaattagaagaagaagaagaagaagaagaagaaggagactCACCTCTTCCATCAAACCGCTCAGACTGCCCTTTGAAACCCAATGATACAAGGCTGACCCCCAAATCATGGCTGATAATCTCGTCTTATCTTGTCATGTTTTAAAATGCCTCATTCGCAAGTTCTGAGGGCTGGGGCTTCATTTGGATGCATCTCATTTATCtcacatctttttttctgttgctcCCTTATTTGTCCCACGGCAGCCTTTGCACATAAAAGCGCAGCCTTGGATCCTGCGCAGGAAGTGGGTTAAAAACTGCAGCCTCTCTTGGTATGCTGGTGAGACGATaaaggaagagacagacagagagtcatAAGGGATGCCCCCGGCCCTGTCTCGTGCTACTCTCGTGCTGGTAAAGCACCGTGGCTTTGAAGAGGAACCTTAAATATGCAGGAGCAACAATCTACAAGGGATTTACTACCGGATATACAGGCCTTTGAACCCTTCCTCTGGTCTTTGGGTCCCTTATTTATCTCAATTGAGTCATTCCAAAACGCTGATATAATTCGATGGAAGTGCCCTGTAATGCAGTCTCTACTGTTTAGTTTAAGTCTGAGGGTTTAAAATTTTGGGACAGTATGAAAAGTATCAGGATAGTAAGGGGGTCAAAtcttatttttcactttgtaaaaatgcaaaCGCTGTttgcaaaacagaaaacaaagctGGTATAGGGTACCagctttgttttctgttttcacaGAAATTCTTTCtcaaaaaaacaatgacagcaTCAGTTGTTTAAGCATGTGCCCCAAATCTACATCTGTTTACGTTCAAGAGACAAAACACTCTTGCGGCCGCGGTAATTTTGACAGTAGCAAATAAGTAAGTAAGGTTATTATAGAACAACAAAGTCTGAGTAGGGAGGAGGTTAGGGTGGATGGAGCGATCAACAAAACATCGGACTTCAACACAGGAGGCCGTAGTTCATTTCTCGTTTCCAGACagagtttatgttttgttttttgttttatacatgaTTGTTCCCTAGCCCTAACCACATGTTTATTATTGTCACCATGACAATGAATGTCCCCTAACATTAACAAAGTAGTAATTTTAACCCAAATCTTGATCTTTCCCAAAgtcgtttttgtgcctaaacctaaccaaacttgAGCCATAGCGTTGTCACATCataaaactgttgtttttttttttcaacattgatTTGTAACTATTTTCAAAGCCATGGACAACGCTCTGCGGATAGGGGCGTCAAATCAGAAAACACTTCTATGTGTCGTTATAGAGGGCATGGACAAAGTACGTATTTTGTTGGAGGACTTAATTTAAACAATTTAAACCAATATAACTTCTTGTGTGGATCACCAATGCACACATAAATAAAACCTGAGACAGAACTGTTGTTCTCTGCATATGGCAAAGTGCACTTTAAAGAACcatgaaaataaacataaatttaGGGTGAAAGAAATATGAAAGACCCCAAAAGACTCTCCTTAAAAAGTCTGCATTCAGCCAAAACAATTACAATACCCTCCTCTTTTTCTGACTCCGTCTCCCACCCTAACAATTTTCATACAGTCCTTTACTGTTTGTACATGGACGGACACTGCCTGAGTAATTAGAGCAGTGCATACATGCTGTACTTCCTCCTAGAGTTTTGtctgagccaaaaacacacaaaaaataaatcttatGTAAAGAGAAAACCATTCAAAAATAACCTGTGTAGtctcagaaacacacatacattacatttgttaaataaaagttGTAATTTAATGTACTACACAATAACATCTCATGAGTGGAATGAAAAATCAGTAAAAATCTTCACACACTTAGTACACATCTATGCTTTTTGAGATTTGTGCCGTGATTGCACTTGACCTTCAGGAATCAGGCACGTAACCTGAAACTGTGAATGGTGTTAAGGAGTGACAGGGGCCTTACAGAGTCAAATAAACGATGTCACTGAACAAACAAACTTCATATGCCCTAAAAGCACAGACAGCCGGCATCAGATTACATAGGGATGGCTGAACACAAGTCACTCGTACAAACCATGTCTTCATACACAGCTTGGCGTCTTTCATCACTCAAAACACATGTGTTTATGGGCATGTCCCTTTGAGTGCTAGAATCCAAAGTCTCCAAAACTAGACCTTCCTTAAGTTAAGTATACATTCTGAGTTGATCTTATTCATCGGACACGGAGAGAGGCACACAGTCAGCCGACATGACTGCTCTCTTCAAAGACTAtcaaaggaaaggggaaaaactCTTGGTGGTAATCTAGGAGGTGTGCTGCTCTAAAAGGTGTAATCctgtggaaagaaagaaagaaaggggcACGGGTCTCCTCTCTCATTAACAGGTCCAACTTCAGTAAAGGAGGTTTCAACAGGAGACCCCTAATGGCTCCAGTGCAGGGCCCTCACAGCGCCCAAGGGACCCAGAGACTGAAAAGGCCACAGGACTAGAGACTGAAGTTCAAACTGAGCCGAgcgctaacaagcactcacacCTCTTTTCTCAGCTCATTAGGATCACTAAACATTCATTTTAGGTTAGAGAGGTGGGTAGGCAGggctgagaaagagaaaggacgTGGCTCTACTTTTATAAGCAGAGCCCTCAGACATCGCTTGTTAAAGTAATCTCTGTGTTGAATAAAGCAACTAGTTAAGGCTGACCGACCGGCTGCTGATGTTTTACAGACACGTACTGCATGAATGCCGCCACGCTGTCGGTTCCCTTGTGGGTTCAGAGGTTAGAGTGGTGAGCACTGCCTGCCCGTGCTATCCATTTCTGTTGGTTCCCTTCCAAGGAGCCAACAGTGCCACCCACGAG from Sander vitreus isolate 19-12246 chromosome 2, sanVit1, whole genome shotgun sequence includes the following:
- the dkk2 gene encoding dickkopf-related protein 2 isoform X2; protein product: MSVFFFSRMLALTWNRCCVVMLLVATLKTGTSKVSEARPKANLIKPALLEETPTLAPNRSAAVHLGITKKYNVLAQVYPCSNDKECSVGSYCHSPQQAPSRCLTCRRRKKRCHRDAMCCPGNRCSNYICVPVSESVISPHISALDEHLSTTKDQSWRKGGKAHAKHSLKGHEGDSCLRSSDCSEGYCCARHFWTKICKPVLRQGEVCTKQRKKGSHGLEIFQRCDCAKGLSCKVWKDATSSSKSRLHMCQKI
- the dkk2 gene encoding dickkopf-related protein 2 isoform X1 is translated as MSVFFFSRMLALTWNRCCVVMLLVATLKTGTSKVSEARPKANLIKPALLEETPTLAPNRSAAVHLGITKKYNVLAQQVYPCSNDKECSVGSYCHSPQQAPSRCLTCRRRKKRCHRDAMCCPGNRCSNYICVPVSESVISPHISALDEHLSTTKDQSWRKGGKAHAKHSLKGHEGDSCLRSSDCSEGYCCARHFWTKICKPVLRQGEVCTKQRKKGSHGLEIFQRCDCAKGLSCKVWKDATSSSKSRLHMCQKI